The Ochotona princeps isolate mOchPri1 chromosome 22, mOchPri1.hap1, whole genome shotgun sequence nucleotide sequence GGCCCAGCCCCGACCACAGAGATCGAGCAGGTGCCAGAGACTTCTGCCTCCCGCTACCTTCTGGggtgccagcccctgccatgCCAGGTCCTTGGTGAGTACATGGCTCAGATGGAAGGTGACCAGTCAGTGGCATGTTTTCCCACCTGTCTTGGGCTGAGGGGAGGGTGGAGAGGCTGGGCAGTGCCGTTGATTCTCCTTGCTGCTTGCGTCCAGCTGAGGTCATACCCTGCCTTTGGGCCGTGGGGCATGGTCTGGCTCTGGGCCCCGTCTCCTCCCCTGAGACCGAGGGCCTAGGCAGCACCCTACTCCAGGGGTGGCAGCAGTTGGTAGTGTAGGAGCCTTCCCAGGCTTGTCCCCCGCAGGCTGACCCACCCACTCTCCCCAGGCAGGTGGACACCATGTGccaactgcagcagcaggcaTCTGGCCGTTCCTCCATGGAGCTTCAGGCCCAGGTCTCCGATGAGCCAGTGTTCCTGCCCGAGGCCCCGTTTGGAGCCTTCCACCTGGCGGCAGGGGACCCTTTCCGGGAGCCACGGACGGTGTTGTGGTTGGGTGTGCTGTCTTTAGGGTTCACCCTGGTGCTGGACGCCCATGACAACCTGCTGCTGGCTGAGAGCACGCTCCGGCTGCTGGTCCGCCTCCTGCTCGACCACCTGAGGCTGCTGACCCCAGGCACCAACCTCCTGCTGCGG carries:
- the AP5S1 gene encoding AP-5 complex subunit sigma-1, producing MVHAFLIHTVRAEDAGLCRVLYSRVFGAEDSAEDWPPRAAGTDRLLCKEQMLAVARQVDTMCQLQQQASGRSSMELQAQVSDEPVFLPEAPFGAFHLAAGDPFREPRTVLWLGVLSLGFTLVLDAHDNLLLAESTLRLLVRLLLDHLRLLTPGTNLLLRADRIEGLLSRFLPHGQLLFLNDQFVQVLEKEFSASWPR